The stretch of DNA TACCAGCTGCTCAGTGGGGCCCTTCCCATCCACACACTTGTAGTCATAGTCCCCCAGGGCACGTGACACAGCAAGTGAACCATTCACCCTTTGGATCATCACAGAACCTCCTGCGTTTTGAATGCGCTCTTTTTCACGCGGGTTGCACGGCTTGTGGTCTTGTGTGGAGAACCGTACCTGTCCGATGCGGCTGAGAACGGCACGGGAGTCTCCACAGTTGATGAAATAGAGGTGCTCAGGGGACACCAGCACGCCGACTGCCGTGGAGCCGCTACGGTCCATACCATTACGTAGGTCCGAGAAGTTGCGCATGTACTCGTCGATCTTCAGGAAGCCAGAACGAATGCCACTTTTAACGCCCTCCACGGAGTCAGGCCCCGAACGGAAGTCCTCGCTGCTAGTTATGATGTGCTCCAGCAGGTGCTTGGAGCAATAGTTGGCTACGCGGGAGCCTGCGTGACCGTCGTACACTGCGAAGAAGGACCAGTCATCCAGGCTGTGTGGTAGACCCACAACGGCTGTGTGCGCATCCTCCATCTCTACCCGCCAGCCCTGCATGCTGCTCAGGCCAAAGCGCAGACCATTGCCTGCTCCGTGAGCATTGTGTTTCTCTGTCTTCGGCTTGTCCAAGAAGGCCCCCATGGCTTAGGACACCGTCTGCAAAAGAAAGAGGGATGCAAAGTTGCTTTACATGACAAAAAGCAAAATGAGACACTTATGTACACATTACAACAATAACAAGGTGCAGTTTGAGAagttaaagggatggttcaccccaaaatgaaagttctctcatcatatactcaccctcatgtcattccaaaaccgTAAGGCTTTGGttaatcttcaaaacacaaattaaaatgaaaccttTGAGGTTTCTGTCCCTTCATTGAAAGGACAGGTGACCAAAATTAAAAAGCGGTTCAATCCAAGATCATATCTCTTATGACATCTTTATAAATCTTTTTAGATCTTTTAAGTTTTGGCTACCTGGTTAGGATCAACACAAAAGATAaagtaaattacaatttttttattttcaggtgaactaaccctttaacaaaAGCATGTTGTTATAACTAAATGTGTAACTGGccatttaaaatcaacaaacactGGTTAGCCTTTCAGGACATTATCCAAACAAACACTTCAGCTCACCAGCAAAGCTGTAGCACTGACAACAATGTTCTTTAGCATTACACAAAGTCATCAATCCTCTTTTGTTCATaaaaccagtgtgtgtgtgtgtgtgtgtgtgtgtgtgtacatatgaaAAAACGAGATGAGAATGAAGGCTGTGGAAGTTACTGACAGATCTTGACGTGATCTAAAGGCTACTGTAACATCAGATACGAAGATAATAACAGAAATTGTCAAAAGCTCATCAAAAAGCAACTCAATATTTCAGACAAGCCCTCAGCAATTACATTCATCAAGGCTGATTAAATACAGTGAACACGAGCATTAAAAGACTACAGTCATAAAGTACTGAGTAGgcagcaaataaaaaaaataaataaagaaaaggggACACTGGAAAACATTCAGGAGAAATTGAGAAATTCTTTGTAGAAGTGGAATGTACTGATTTACTTCACTGGTTAACTTAACCTATAAAATCGTAACCAACAATGCAAGGCACTAAAGAAGTTTTTGccataaaatgcataatttgtGGATGTGCAGCAGGTGTGTCCCCAAAGGCAGAATAGTAACCTGCTGGGGTCAactccaatttgaaattttacagATATTTCTGATCAACGGCTCATGCCTCAGTACTGACTAAACTTTATGACAAAAGTGTTCACCACAGACCACTGTGTTCGCGCAAACTTAAGTGATGACACTTATTACATGATATGGAgttcttaataaaaaaaataaagcatatgaaattaatgttttagtcTTATTACTATTTTGTTACCAATACAGTATACACAAACACTaccattcatttttctttgGAAAGTCTCTAacgttcaccaaaaatgaaattaaaataaaatcttttctatttaatattttactgaATTTATTCCTTAgacagcaaagctgaattttcagaagccattactccagtcttaagtgttacatgatccttcaaaaatcctTGTGAACAGAGAGATACATCAGCTTTCCTAGGTGAACAGagtgttcaaaagaacagcatcatTTTTGTAACAAATGCTGTAATAATGTTGGTCAATCTTCCTTCTCAAGCAATGAGTTGGGAGCATGACTAGGATTTCAGGGGTATGAAGGGGTGGCTCAGAAATACAGCGGAAATTAAAGTTTCCTATCAATCTATCTCCTCACAACATTACAGGAGCAGCAATACCTAAACGAAAGTGCAAGGATGTCAAAAAAAGGCTTCTGGACAAATGGACTACGCAGAGTGATGGGGTGTGTCCGGACGGTAACTCAAGCTCCTGCATCACCTTTCATCTCGAGTATCATCTCTTCCATGAACCACGcttgaaaagaaaaacacaaactgGTTTTGGCTATCTTTACCTCATCCTCAggacaagcacacacacagacatcaaacACAAGAGTGCACCTCACAATCACCGAATGCACGCAAAATGCTCTTTAAAAAGGAGCTTAGAAGAACTTACAAGGCCAGaggaaaaatgtataattgatCACTACTAAGACAGAaggcaaaatgtatttttcatgagTCTGAATGCAGGATTAGAAAGTGTGTAGCAGCTTTAAGCTGCTTTGGGCAAACCTCAACCGTAAGACCATTACATGACTCCAGGAATAGCCACTGAAATGTATTACAAGCCCAAATAAGCCATTAGACAAATGGAATGGGAGCCGCTTCATAAGCTATGCGATCAGCGCCTGGGACCTTGACCTAGCAAAGCCCAAAAAAAGCCAGTAGGCTACTAACCAACAGTAAGTCAAGGTTTGCCAACCGATATTACAAGCAGGGTCATGGGATAGGTCAAATTACAGTTTCTCTCATTCTCTTAACACGTCCCTCTTCGCAGGTCTGTTTATGCATTGCGAGAATGAGAACTGGCAGCGGACAGCAGGGCCGAGATCCAGTGAAAGTTCCAGCATTCAGAGGATAATGGGCTTGTCCAAACCAGAGCATGTGGCCCATCAGGGACTAAACTAGAGTTACCCAGAAGGGTGGTGCTCACAGCCAGCTTTTTCGCTCACTACTCCACACACGACAGGCATGGAAGGCATGTGACCAAAAAAGGCGGTCGGGAGCTGGAgagtgtgttagtgtgtgtggtTGGATGAGGGCACAGGTTGTTGTGCAGTGTCATGGCTCGGCTGGCCAGGCTGTCGGCTTGGCCAGTCCGCCCCCTCTGAGCATGGCTCTATTTATATCCCTTCAAGCTCAGATTGGGTTACTTGCTTCTGAATGTTGGCAAGGGCGAAGTGCTGCATCCTTATGGCTGTCATTCATGCAGGGCTTCTTCCCAACATTCACGTTTAGATGTCCTTGTCAGATCCTCTTCTTTCCGAGGCCTTGAGGCAGGGATGATCTCTGTCAGGAGTAAATAGGCTGATCCATCATGCAGCGCTCGCTTTGATCAAACCCTGCCATTAGCATGGCAGATATACTCGAGAGGAAGCTTTGTTAATGCTTGAGCTTCAAAACAAGCGCATAAGACCAGGTGCAGTAAACGCACGAACGCATCAGATCAAACGCTAATAAACAGGCACAACAGCAGGAAATGAGGGGGGTTTGGAAAGGTGACTTGATGTAGACCTGAAGAAGGGAGGATTGAAACCGGACAGCAGAGTTTAGCTTTATCCCCTCACCACAAAGAGGCAAGATTAAACATGTAGCCTATATCTGGTGCatcttaaagaaataattttcaATTGAAATGTAGTTcactgtaaaatgttatgtaTAGACACTAATGCATTAATCCTGCCTGGAAGTGCTATGGATTTATCCCACTTTATATTTAGGATTTATTTATATCCGTTTCCCAATACAGGCAACTTTGAAAGAGGTTGTATATTCATTGAGGGTGACCCTTCATAGGAACACATTGAATACACATCTTTTTACTGGTGTAGCAAAAATGCCTTCAAAATCTTTTTCAGAATCGTTAACCTGTACACATGTGGCTTAAGCAAGTTCTGACTTTAAAACGTTACGCAAAATCAATGATTATAGATTATAGAAGATTATAGAAGCCCCGAGGCTGAATAAAACAGcatatgtacattttacattGGAGTTCAATCTACAccactagtgttgtcaaaagacccggtacttcggtaccaagtcagTAAAAAAGAACTGTTGGTTCTTGCTGCGCTATCCGAAATGTGCGCAGATGCGCTCGCTTCATAAAAGCACTGAGACAGGGCGACATCAAAAGGaggaaacacaacaaaacactttaaagacCGACACCCGGATCAAATGAAAGTTCAAGCAGGTAAGtttcaatttaatatttagatcttctgttatgattattattctatattttaatttgaatgtcggattgagaaaaaaaataaaaaaaacattgccgTTATAGCGAAGTTAATTGTTAGCATAAGCACTGCTAACGCTAATATAATGAGCATTAGAATGATGGTTTCTTTAACTATTTAATGCTCCTATAACTTTTattagggtaaaaaaaaaaaacaactggtGTGCAAAGATAGTAAATACCATCATGTCCTCCTGAGGCTTTTAAATGAATTGTGAATCTAAAATATGCGAGTTAGAGAATGTACAAATGGTTAACAGTGTTTATGTCAAATCAGTCCATCAGAAAAGCAGttctgggcttttttttttttttttttaagctaacTTAGTTATCTTAATTACCATTCATTGACATGACTTCATGTTATTATCTAACATCAACTTACAGTGagtgaacaatatatttttacattaattaatgttattgAATGTTATTTAGTTAAAACACTTGatcattcatgtttgttcattgttcattaaataattttaacagactgaacttttgattttatgtattagtaaattttgaagtTAACCCCAAGAAGAATAATTGCTATATAACTATTGTTTATTGATAGGTCATGTTATCTAACAAAtggaatcttattgtaaagtgtttttaataccAGTTTCCTTCTATTTGATATACATTTgtcttaaaatatatgtaatcttATGTAAATTTATCATAAAAGTCGAAGTTTGTCATTTactgaaatgttatattttagctGTTGTCAATGATCTAATGTTGCATTTGGTCAGACTCAGCCCATttctttacttaagtatattatattttccttttacaGCTGCAGGCTGAGGAAGATCATGAAACACCAGCAAACCCTACAACAGACAAcagtttacagttgtttttcAGCGCCTGCAGAAATGTGACAAAcctttgggtgaaacttgtttaacttttttcatacttttatttcttgtgggaaaaacttgaaacaattttaaataagcataaagaatggcattgatttttgtacaatGCCAatgattttgtgtttatttttgtttaactttattaATAACCGAAATTGGTCCTGAGAACCGTGGATGTTCATTGGTAATGGTAccaaatactgaaattttggtagcGTGACAACACTATACACAACCACAACAAAGGGGTCAGGAACtgccttttttaaatttgtactgttctctgaagtctacttataatgttatcaagctttttacataaaaaaaaaaaactatttagaaGTAGCTCTCGcggatgtcaaacactgatcgATCTGCGCCGCGTCACTTCTCGTCAAACACACCTAGTGCTGCAGGCTTATTGCCTAACTGACGTCGATTAGATTAACCCCTTAGGTATCAAAATTTGGCACCGAACGATAAGACGTTTTTCCATATTCTGTGGTATCGAGGCAATTCGGTCGGTGCCTAAAAAAAATATCGaactcgatacccagccctagagTTATGTTGGAAACGCTGTAATACACAATATGGATCCATAGGGATAACTACTGCTATAACAACTGTGTAAACCAAGAACTCAAAAGAGAAGCATGTTCAAACAGGAGACACAACTTACTGCTGTAGCAACACTTTGTGAAGGATTAGGACGTTGAA from Onychostoma macrolepis isolate SWU-2019 chromosome 12, ASM1243209v1, whole genome shotgun sequence encodes:
- the ppm1bb gene encoding protein phosphatase 1bb isoform X2 — encoded protein: MGAFLDKPKTEKHNAHGAGNGLRFGLSSMQGWRVEMEDAHTAVVGLPHSLDDWSFFAVYDGHAGSRVANYCSKHLLEHIITSSEDFRSGPDSVEGVKSGIRSGFLKIDEYMRNFSDLRNGMDRSGSTAVGVLVSPEHLYFINCGDSRAVLSRIGQVRFSTQDHKPCNPREKERIQNAGGSVMIQRVNGSLAVSRALGDYDYKCVDGKGPTEQLVSPEPEVFEIPRVSEEDEFVVLACDGIWDVMSNEELCDFVRSRLEVWDDLEKVCNSVVDTCLHKGSRDNMSVVLVCFPNAPKVSEEAVKREAELDKFLEARVEEIMEKSGEEGIPDLSHVMHNLRPESIPNLPPGGGLASKRSVIEAVYNRLNPHREEDGSGGDLDDPW